The Herbaspirillum sp. RTI4 genome has a segment encoding these proteins:
- the ccoP gene encoding cytochrome-c oxidase, cbb3-type subunit III produces the protein MSDFTSGFWNIFITVLTLVSIFGCGALLWSQSKHKVKLDADGVPVKTTGHVWDEDLTELNTPMPGWWMWLFYITIVFALIYLTLYPGLGTYAGKLGWKSSTAYQEELKKADAEYGPLFAKYLKQDLKTVAADPQAHLMGERMFLTYCAQCHGSDARGSKGFPNLTDHDWLYGGEPETIKTSILEGRNGVMPSMAAALGSDKDIKNVATYVASLSGVEGDPVKTVLGKAKFGACAACHGADGRGNQALGAPNLTDHIWLHGSADNPMEIIMESIRNGRNNKMPAFRDFLGEPKVHVLAAYVWSLSNEPGSEAQK, from the coding sequence ATGTCTGATTTTACGAGCGGTTTCTGGAATATCTTTATTACCGTCCTGACGCTGGTGAGTATTTTCGGTTGCGGCGCATTGCTGTGGTCGCAATCGAAGCACAAGGTCAAGCTGGATGCCGATGGCGTTCCGGTTAAAACTACCGGCCATGTATGGGATGAGGACCTCACCGAACTCAATACACCGATGCCCGGCTGGTGGATGTGGCTGTTCTATATCACTATCGTTTTTGCGCTGATCTATCTCACGCTCTATCCTGGACTGGGAACGTATGCCGGCAAACTGGGCTGGAAATCGAGTACCGCTTATCAGGAAGAATTGAAAAAAGCGGATGCCGAATACGGTCCCTTGTTCGCCAAATATCTGAAGCAGGATTTGAAAACCGTCGCGGCCGATCCGCAGGCGCATCTGATGGGCGAGCGCATGTTTTTGACTTACTGCGCGCAATGCCACGGTTCCGATGCGCGTGGCAGCAAGGGTTTCCCGAATCTGACCGACCACGACTGGCTCTATGGCGGTGAACCGGAAACGATCAAGACTTCCATCCTGGAGGGCCGTAACGGCGTGATGCCATCGATGGCTGCAGCATTGGGTTCCGATAAAGACATCAAGAACGTGGCGACTTACGTGGCCAGTTTGTCCGGTGTGGAGGGTGATCCGGTCAAGACGGTGTTGGGCAAAGCCAAATTCGGCGCTTGTGCCGCTTGCCACGGTGCCGATGGACGCGGCAATCAGGCCTTGGGCGCACCGAATCTGACCGACCATATCTGGTTGCATGGCAGCGCGGACAATCCTATGGAAATCATCATGGAATCGATTCGCAACGGCCGTAACAACAAGATGCCTGCCTTCAGGGATTTCCTCGGCGAACCCAAAGTGCATGTGCTGGCAGCTTATGTGTGGAGCCTGTCGAACGAACCGGGATCCGAGGCACAAAAATGA
- the ccoO gene encoding cytochrome-c oxidase, cbb3-type subunit II: MKFSHEWIEKNPWLLIALVLLVVSVGGLVEIVPLFFQRSTTEPIAGLKPYSPLRLVGRDIYIREGCYNCHSQMIRPFRAETERYGHYSVAGEFVYDHPFQWGSKRTGPDLARVGDRYSDEWHKIHLNNPRDMVPESNMPGYPWLSVNKLVPAEVIPKMKALRRVGVPYTDEEIRVAPAELQDKTEQDALIAYLQGLGTLIKTRN; the protein is encoded by the coding sequence ATGAAATTTTCCCATGAGTGGATTGAAAAAAATCCCTGGTTGCTGATTGCCCTTGTGTTGCTGGTGGTCAGTGTTGGCGGTCTGGTGGAAATCGTGCCGCTGTTCTTTCAACGCTCGACAACCGAGCCGATTGCGGGTCTCAAACCGTATTCGCCCTTACGGCTGGTCGGCCGCGATATTTACATTCGCGAAGGTTGTTACAACTGCCATTCGCAAATGATCCGGCCGTTCCGTGCAGAAACTGAACGCTATGGTCATTACTCGGTGGCCGGTGAGTTTGTCTACGATCATCCGTTTCAGTGGGGATCGAAGCGTACCGGTCCCGATCTGGCGCGTGTTGGCGATCGTTATAGCGATGAGTGGCACAAGATCCATTTGAATAATCCACGCGACATGGTTCCTGAATCGAACATGCCGGGTTATCCATGGTTGTCGGTCAATAAACTGGTGCCAGCGGAAGTGATTCCGAAAATGAAAGCACTGCGTCGTGTGGGTGTTCCTTATACGGATGAAGAAATCCGTGTGGCACCGGCCGAACTGCAGGACAAGACCGAGCAGGATGCATTGATTGCCTATCTGCAAGGGCTGGGCACGCTGATCAAGACGAGGAACTGA
- a CDS encoding cbb3-type cytochrome c oxidase subunit 3 has translation MALDNIMTHASSTMTVISLVTFVGILWWAFSKRRDNDFNEAAHLPFDDDDGDGPELKKEQHHV, from the coding sequence ATGGCACTCGACAATATTATGACGCATGCAAGCAGCACGATGACGGTCATCAGCCTGGTCACTTTTGTGGGCATTTTGTGGTGGGCGTTCAGCAAGCGGCGCGATAACGATTTTAATGAAGCCGCGCATCTGCCGTTCGATGATGACGACGGTGACGGTCCTGAGCTCAAGAAGGAGCAGCACCATGTCTGA